Sequence from the Pedobacter sp. D749 genome:
TTGTTTGAAAGGAAGTATTTTACTACATTATAATCCTTAAATTCTTGTTCCGAATAAGCCTGGCTTTCAGAGGTATTTTTGAAGACCAGATTTTTCGTATAAGCAGAAATCTTTTCCGCAGACGGAATATCGTTAAAGAATTTGTTTGCCGTGCCAGTAATTGAGGTTGAGGCCGTTATGGGCAATTGAGTGTATTTATCTTTTAGGGAAACGAATTGAAGATCGTTTCCGTTTTTTTTGATGTTAAATATTGCCCCGGGAAATATCTGTGCTACATTACTGTCATCAACAATAAAAGAATTGAACTCCCAGGTTAAACTTTCTGTTTTATCTATTTGGGTAGGGATGACAGGATCAGGAACAGGATCAGGAATTGTATCGTTAGTTTTCTTACAGGAAACAGCAAATAAAAGCATAGATACAGCCAAAAAGTAATTTATTTTATTTTTCATCAAGCTAAGTGTAAATGCCCGAATCTACACAGTTTTTAGGTTCGGGAAGTTGTTTTTAGGTTATGATTGTGTTGCCATTGCGTAAACAAATAAACCTCGCAGGTTTTGAAAAACCAGCAAGGTTTATGTTGTTATTAAAAGCTCTTCCGGCAATCTTGAATTAGCTTTTAAACTCGCTCGTTTTGTGGAATTCGATATCAGGATAATCCTGTTTTGTTAAATTAATCATATACTCACTATCGGCCAGATAAACCGGGTTGGCTTCTTTATCAAAACCGATGTGCTGTTGTTTACGTTTCACAAATTCATCCAGTTTTTTTCTATCAGTAGAGGTTACCCAGCTCGAACGGGTATAGCTCAAGGTACGGAAACGACATTTTGCGCCATACTCATGCTCTAACCTGAAGTTGATTACCTCAAACTGAAGTTCACCAACTGCACCGATTACTTTCCTGTTTCCGGGTTGCATCACAAATAACTGTGCAACTCCTTCATCGGTTAGCTGTTCAATACCCTTTTCCAATTGTTTGGTACGCATAGGGTCCATGTTTTCTACTTCTTTGAATATAGATGGAGAGAAACTAGGGATTCCTTTAAACTGCAGTTTTTCACCTTCGGTTAAAGTATCGCCGATTTTAAAGTTTCCACTATCGTATAAACCTACCACATCGCCCGGCCAGGCCTCTTCAACAATACTTTTCTCATTGGCCATAAAATCCATCGGGTTAGAGAATTTTAATTTCTTATCCTGACGGGTATGGTAGTAGAATTTATTGCGCTCAAACTTGCCGGAACAGATCCTTAAGAAAGCAATCCTGTCGCGATGTTTGGGGTCTAAGTTGGCGTGAATCTTAAACACAAAACCACTAAAATTTTTCTCATCTACCAATACATCACGTTCTTCCGCTTCTCTATGACGTGGGCTTGGTGCAATATCGATAAATGTATCTAAAAGTTCTTTTATCCCGAAGTTGTTAATCGCACTGCCAAAAAAGACAGGGGCAACCAAACCATCGGTATATAAATCTTTATCAATTTTGCCGTAAATGCCGTCAACCAGTTCTACGTCGTCTTTCAACGTATTGATCTCGTTTTCTTTTAAGTAATTCAATAAAGATGGATCATTTAAATCGCTTGCCGCCACAACCGAATCGGTTACTTTAGTTTTGTCGGAATTGAATAAATTTAAATGTTTGTTGTAAATGCTGTAAACGCCTTTAAAGGTATGTCCTTGGCCAATTGGCCATGAAAGCGGGCATAGGCTGATGTTTAGTTTTTCTTCAATTTCATCCAATAAATCGTAAGCCTCTTTACCTTCACGGTCCATTTTGTTGATGAAAATGATTACCGGAGTATTACGCATACGGCAAACCGACATCAGTTTTTCAGTCTGTTCCTCCACACCCTTTACACAGTCTACCACCAAAATCACACTATCCACAGCCGATAAAGTTCTGTAAGTATCTTCCGCGAAATCCTTGTGACCAGGCGTATCCAGAATATTGATACGTTTACCGCTGTATTCGAAACCCATTACAGAAGTCGCAACCGAGATACCACGCTGTTTTTCAATCTCCATAAAATCGGAGGTATTGCTCTGGTTCGCTTTGTTCCTTTTTACCGCACCAGCAGTATTAATGGCACCACCAAAAAGCAGAAATTTTTCTGTTAGTGTGGTTTTACCTGCATCGGGGTGACTAATAATGGCAAAGGTTTTACGTTTTTCTATTTCAGGGTTAAGCATAATAAAATTTTGGGTGTAAAAGATGATGAAACCGGGTTAAAGGAATTTAACAGCGATAAGATTTGAATATTGTTGTTTCATCAGGACGCAAAGATAATAAAAAGCTTTATCATTAATTGTTAGGTTGTTGTATTGTTTTATTGTTGAGGTGAATAGATTTAAAGAATGATTTGGAAAAGTAGTGATAGCTGTTCTTTCGTTATTGCAGTCCTGCCATACACTCTAATCCCGACCTTTCTTCCTTCTGTGTGGCTCCATCTTTTTAAGGCGTTACGCTAGCTTGCTTTGAAAGTAAACAGGTTTTACCGAAGAAGGCCCGTCAATCCCAAGAGCCGGGAAATCAAAAAAACAGTTGCATTTCAGGTAAATTGGCACTAACAAACCTGAAACGCAGTGGTTTTGTGTTTCATGTTTTCAAAACCTTTCACCTCCCCCGTAACTAACAAAACAAAGTGCCACTGTTTTTTTGATGCGTAAGGGATTTGTGTAAAAGGCCCCTTGCCGGATTGACAAAGCGCTTTGGGCACTTTGGCGCTCCAAAGTACCATGCCCCGCGGCATAGAGCGGTAGAAGAATGTTAAAATTAATTGTTTTCACACGCTAGGATGTAAACTCGGAACAGAGCTACCGTTTCTGTCAGGTTTAGGTTGCTTCTGCAGTAATTCTATTAAGGTTTTTTATTCCGCTAATCAAGAAATTATTGATTAAATAAACGTGGTGACGAAAAATATCCACTTAAAATTAAAATTTCTCATCAATCATTCTTTAGTTTTGTGCTAAAATGTTTAGCTTTATTCATCCCTCCGTTTATTGCTAACTAAAATTTTACTGCCGATGCCTACTTTGGAAGAAACTTCTATGCCCGCAGAAATTGCGGCTAAATTTGTTAATTATACCTCAAAACACGTTTTCTTGACGGGAAAAGCCGGAACAGGTAAAACAACTTTTTTGCGGAAACTCATCCAGCTTACGCATAAAAAGGCGCTAATTGTTGCACCCACGGGTATTGCAGCCATTAATGCATCAGGAGTAACCATTCATTCCCTTTTTCAGCTTCCTTTTGGAGCATTTTTCCCTGATGCTGCCGGAGCTTTGATCAATGAAAATATCAATTTTAACTTCAATACGCCCAAAACTTTAGTAAAACACTTAAACATGCAGGGCAATAAACGCCGCATGTTGCAGGAACTGGAATTGCTGGTAATCGACGAGGTGAGTATGTTACGTGCCGATATGCTCGATGCCATCGATTTCGCTTTACGCTATGTACGCCGTAACAGGAATCTTCCATTCGGTGGGGTACAGTTATTATTCATTGGCGATTTACACCAGTTGCCACCCGTGGTAAAAAATGATGAATGGCGTATTATGGCCAAGTTTTATAAGAGCATTTATTTCTTCGATGCCTTAGCCCTGCGGGATAATCCACCGGTTTATATCGAACTGGATAAAATTTACCGCCAGGATGATGCTGTTTTTATTGATCTGCTGAACAACCTGCGGAACAATAAAATTACTGCTGAAGATACCGCATTGCTCAGGCAACATTTTAAGCAGGATTTTAAACCTTCTGCCGATGAAAATTACATCACTTTAACCACCCATAACAATAAAGCCGATAACATTAACCGCGAAAGGTTGACCCAACTGAAAACAAAATCATATTTTTTCGGAGCAAAAGTTCAGGGAGAATTTAATGAATATGCTTACCCGAATGATAAAAGTTTAGAGCTCAAGGTTGGCGCGCAGGTAATGTTCATTAAAAATGATATGACGGCCGAAAAGCGCTATTACAATGGTAAAATTGGCGTGGTACACCATATCGAAAAAGATGTAATTGAAATTGAGTTACCGGAAGATAAAGTGGTGATCCAGATTTCGCCCTACACCTGGGAGAACGTAAAATATAAACTGGACGAAGCAACGAACGAAATTAAGGAAAATGTTGCCGGTTCATTTATCCAATATCCCATTAAACTAGCCTGGGCCATCACCGTGCATAAAAGTCAGGGTTTGACTTTCGATAAGGCCATTATTGATGTAGGTGATGCTTTTGCACCTGGTCAGGCTTATGTGGCCTTGTCGCGTTTACGCTCATTAAAGGGTTTGGTTTTAACTTCTCATCTTCGCGATAGTGGTTTGCAACAGGACCAGAATGTACATTACTTTTCTAAAACAAAACAATCTTCTGAAGTGCTGAATGAGCAGATTAGTATAGAAAGTTATACTTTTATCCGCAGTTACCTGCTCGCGGCATTCGATCTGAACCTGATCCGCTACTACTTAAAAGAACACCGTCAGACCTTTGATAAAAGCGAAAAATCGGCCAAGCAAAGGCACGAAGATTGGACCGATGCTGTGTATACGGATTTTCAAAAAATTACTGCTACGGCCGATACATTCGTTAATCAGCTGAAAAACCTTTTCGCACAGCAAACCGAACATACTTTGTTTAATGTATCGAAAAGAGTAGAGGCTGCCTTAAAATATTTTAATCCATTGGTTAAGGAGATTTCAGACCGTTTTCTGGCTCAAATCGAAGTGATAAAAGAAGAAAAGCAAATTAAAACCTATGTTACAGAGCTTTTAGAACTTGAAATTTTAGTGTATGAGCAATTGAAAAAAATGCATAAAAGTAAAGCATTGTTGCAAGCGCTCATTGCAGGGAAAGAGTTTAGCAAAGCTGATACCGATGCGCTGTTGAATACGGTTGAAAGAAACAACCAGCTCCAAAAAGCGATCCAGTTAAAGGGAGAAACACTGAAAGTAAAATCTGCAGCCGAGAAGAAGAAAAAAGAGCCAAAAATCGACACCAAACTGGTCAGCTTCGAGCTTTATGAGCAGGGTAAAACAATTGACGAAATAGCCAAAGAACGCGGTTTTTCTGCCGGTACCATTGAAGGCCATTTAGCCTATTATGTTTCAACACAACAATTGGATGTAACCAAATTGGTAAAAGCCAATAAGATCAGAAACATCAGTGATGCGGTGGAAAGCCAGAAAACAAAGTCGATGGCTACGATAAGGGAGTTTTTGGGAAAAGATTATTCATTCGGCGAGATCAAGCTCGTATTGGCATCGTTGTTCCCGTCGGAGGAATAGGTTTATGCATTAACCATATAAGACATATAAGAACATATTAGCCATGGTGAATAAAGAATATCTAAAATCGTTAATTTATAAAATTAACTGAGCAGCAATTGAAGTTCATAAAACACTTGGGCCAGGTTTATTGGAAAGCGTTTATCATAAATGTTTGAAACATGAAATGGATATTCGTGGAATAAGTTACAAATCTGAAATGTTAGTGCCGGTTTATTACAAGGAAATTTTAGTTGAGGCAGAATTATGGTGTGATTTGTTTGTGGAAAATAGTGTAGTTGTTGAGTTAAAGGCTGTCGAGAGGGTATTGCCTATCCATGAAGCACAAATTTTGACCTATATGAAACTTTTAGAGGTACCAATGGGATTGATAATTAATTTCAACTGTTTGAATATTTATGAAAGCGGACAAAAAACATATGTAAATGACCTCTACAGATTCTTACATTAGCATCGTATCTGTAATCTCAAATGTTCTTATATGTCTTATATGGTTAAAAAGATTTAGCAAATTGTTACCTTAGCAATTGTGGAGAAAGTTAAAGTTTTAGCGCAGTACATGCCGGAACCAGCGGCACCGCTAATTGCAAAATGGATCGATTATTTTCAGTGCGAATTTAAAATCGCTAAAACCCGTTCTACCAAACTGGGCGATTACCGCCATCCTTATCAGGGCAAAGGCCATCGCATCTCCGTTAATTTCAATCTTAATCATTACGCCTTCCTGGTTACTACTGTACACGAATTTGCGCATTTACTCACCTGGAATGATTTTAAGAATAAGGTAAAACCACATGGATCAGAATGGAAAAAGAATTTCCAACGGATGATGGTCCCTTTTTTTGAACTAAATATCTTTCCTGCCGATATCTATAAAGCAATAGATAACTATATGTCGAATCCGGCAGCCTCAAGCTGTTCTGATCTACACTTATCGCGTGCCTTAAAAAAATACGACAGTAATAAAACGGAGACTTTACATTTAGAGCAGCTTCCCATTAATACCAACTTTAAAATCAAAGATGGCAGACGTTTTACCAAAGGCGAGCAAATTAGGAAACGGTACCGTTGTGTTTGTTTAGATGATAAGCGGTTGTATCTGTTTAATCCTTTGGCCGAGGTTTTTGTGGTAGAATAATGAAAGTCGTCATTTCGAGCGGAGTGTAACGAAGCCGAGAAATCTAACTCGATAGATCTCTCCATTTCGCTGCGCTTCAGTCGAGATGACGATTTTCAATATTTTATCTATACAAACTTAAACTCATCGCCATCAAATAAACCTTTGTCGCTTAGTTTTAATCGTGGGATCACCAATAAGGCCATAAAAGAAAGTGTCATAAATGGAGCAAGTAAAGTAGAACCTAAATCTTTCGCAAATTGATCTATAGAAGTATAGCTTTCCGCAACTTTATAACCATTATGGTTGCTCATTAAGCCTGCAACCGGTAAAGCTAAAACTTCTTGTTTTCCATTCCCCAGTGCCACTACACCACCAGTTTCTTTAATTACCAAATTTACCGCTTCACAGATGCTCTTGTCATCGGCACCAACAGCAATAATATTATGACTATCATGTGCAACACTTGAAGCAATGGCTCCCTGTTTTAAACCAAAGTTCTTCACAAATGAAATAGCAAGAGGAGCATCATGGTAGCGGTTTACCACCACCATTTTCAAAACATCGTTTTCCAGATTGCTGATAATGTTATTATTTAAAACTTTTGGTTTGGCCACTAATCTGTTGGTGATCAATTGTCCATCTAAAGCTTCGATTACTGGAATTTCTTCTTGTCCAATGAATGGGTAAACAAAATCTTCTTCTTGTTTCAAGCTGCAATCGAAATGATTTACCGATTCGCGATCTTCTACATGTTTTACCCAA
This genomic interval carries:
- a CDS encoding GxxExxY protein codes for the protein MEVHKTLGPGLLESVYHKCLKHEMDIRGISYKSEMLVPVYYKEILVEAELWCDLFVENSVVVELKAVERVLPIHEAQILTYMKLLEVPMGLIINFNCLNIYESGQKTYVNDLYRFLH
- a CDS encoding peptide chain release factor 3, whose protein sequence is MLNPEIEKRKTFAIISHPDAGKTTLTEKFLLFGGAINTAGAVKRNKANQSNTSDFMEIEKQRGISVATSVMGFEYSGKRINILDTPGHKDFAEDTYRTLSAVDSVILVVDCVKGVEEQTEKLMSVCRMRNTPVIIFINKMDREGKEAYDLLDEIEEKLNISLCPLSWPIGQGHTFKGVYSIYNKHLNLFNSDKTKVTDSVVAASDLNDPSLLNYLKENEINTLKDDVELVDGIYGKIDKDLYTDGLVAPVFFGSAINNFGIKELLDTFIDIAPSPRHREAEERDVLVDEKNFSGFVFKIHANLDPKHRDRIAFLRICSGKFERNKFYYHTRQDKKLKFSNPMDFMANEKSIVEEAWPGDVVGLYDSGNFKIGDTLTEGEKLQFKGIPSFSPSIFKEVENMDPMRTKQLEKGIEQLTDEGVAQLFVMQPGNRKVIGAVGELQFEVINFRLEHEYGAKCRFRTLSYTRSSWVTSTDRKKLDEFVKRKQQHIGFDKEANPVYLADSEYMINLTKQDYPDIEFHKTSEFKS
- a CDS encoding SprT-like domain-containing protein, with amino-acid sequence MEKVKVLAQYMPEPAAPLIAKWIDYFQCEFKIAKTRSTKLGDYRHPYQGKGHRISVNFNLNHYAFLVTTVHEFAHLLTWNDFKNKVKPHGSEWKKNFQRMMVPFFELNIFPADIYKAIDNYMSNPAASSCSDLHLSRALKKYDSNKTETLHLEQLPINTNFKIKDGRRFTKGEQIRKRYRCVCLDDKRLYLFNPLAEVFVVE
- a CDS encoding helix-turn-helix domain-containing protein, which gives rise to MPTLEETSMPAEIAAKFVNYTSKHVFLTGKAGTGKTTFLRKLIQLTHKKALIVAPTGIAAINASGVTIHSLFQLPFGAFFPDAAGALINENINFNFNTPKTLVKHLNMQGNKRRMLQELELLVIDEVSMLRADMLDAIDFALRYVRRNRNLPFGGVQLLFIGDLHQLPPVVKNDEWRIMAKFYKSIYFFDALALRDNPPVYIELDKIYRQDDAVFIDLLNNLRNNKITAEDTALLRQHFKQDFKPSADENYITLTTHNNKADNINRERLTQLKTKSYFFGAKVQGEFNEYAYPNDKSLELKVGAQVMFIKNDMTAEKRYYNGKIGVVHHIEKDVIEIELPEDKVVIQISPYTWENVKYKLDEATNEIKENVAGSFIQYPIKLAWAITVHKSQGLTFDKAIIDVGDAFAPGQAYVALSRLRSLKGLVLTSHLRDSGLQQDQNVHYFSKTKQSSEVLNEQISIESYTFIRSYLLAAFDLNLIRYYLKEHRQTFDKSEKSAKQRHEDWTDAVYTDFQKITATADTFVNQLKNLFAQQTEHTLFNVSKRVEAALKYFNPLVKEISDRFLAQIEVIKEEKQIKTYVTELLELEILVYEQLKKMHKSKALLQALIAGKEFSKADTDALLNTVERNNQLQKAIQLKGETLKVKSAAEKKKKEPKIDTKLVSFELYEQGKTIDEIAKERGFSAGTIEGHLAYYVSTQQLDVTKLVKANKIRNISDAVESQKTKSMATIREFLGKDYSFGEIKLVLASLFPSEE